A portion of the Sulfuriferula sp. AH1 genome contains these proteins:
- a CDS encoding sarcosine oxidase subunit delta, whose translation MKILTCPINGPRPISEFTYGGEYRPMPDPHAASDVAWADYVFNRNGGPGMKWEWWCHTPSTTWFIAERDTVRDVVMRSFLFDDISKQGGAA comes from the coding sequence ATGAAAATTCTGACCTGCCCGATCAACGGCCCGCGCCCCATCAGCGAATTTACCTACGGCGGCGAATATCGTCCCATGCCTGACCCGCACGCGGCGAGCGATGTCGCATGGGCCGATTACGTGTTCAACCGCAACGGCGGACCGGGCATGAAGTGGGAATGGTGGTGCCATACGCCTTCGACCACCTGGTTCATCGCCGAGCGCGACACCGTGCGCGATGTGGTGATGCGCAGCTTTCTGTTCGACGATATCAGTAAACAAGGCGGTGCAGCGTGA